A genomic segment from Propioniciclava sp. MC1595 encodes:
- a CDS encoding DUF6531 domain-containing protein codes for MSVMQGITEDVPFDHGAADALVTACTNAASAIEGQTGSRASWVAHGLEDFKGYYAQLFEQNGRTQASDASHLATRLRQVATAVGDLKASATAEQNRRQTARDWKARQEARGFWDKVSDWFTGGEPPPVGGPDPTKNLSVPPYSPPPREPLSGNGSTGTSSARPANLRSFASNSRGANDALAPHPGRLRTAYDAFTGSCTWGSLDAAGVWGGFAAYLTANGQDVSWADTVAGAFEAAGSSGVVTTSNAAITASLQTAGVNASRDDLVITAPEAIGAPPTTGYANDPVNTATGNFLEPETDLTFGGGAASLRLTRMYNSVHPAVGAFGPGWSSWTEAGLLFDDGGARWVRDDGRHVLFPRQGDGWGRATTEAFWLTARPDGHAITDNTGARWEFDAAGRLAATSVGPGSRVVLSWDGTRLVRLTHQRGRRIDLTWSDDRVVAAEASDGRRVTYDYDDAGRLVLATSPQGTRRYDWNDAGLVHRVTDADGVIELENTYDDRSRVVEQRSPHGRVTRFAYLPGHVTVVSDPDGSRANTWIHDNRGRLVGVVDAHDQRQSMARDQYGQVVMTTERDGSITVREYDERSRLTAEVTPSGARVETAWDEHDRVVSVTVEGGDAPATTRFEYDGLERNPHTIIDAEGGRTGFTWADGLLTETVDPTGARVTMAHDEHGDLVAMADGLGNTARLERDAAGRIVASTTPLGHRTTFTWADERLAARTDPDGGTWRFEHTPAGRIAAVIDPFGARTEYGHDEAGETASVTDPLGRTTSRVFDALGNLARTELPDGSTWVFTHDALSRLVATIDPEGGEWRWEYDLNGTPVRAIDPTDRTTVVTRSTDRTVTRTGSVREDGPASTLVTDRIGRIVSVTQPGYGSQLTRYDRCGRPVEYVDPDGNVTSLERDAAGRVLGLRRPGGATTRYTYDARGKLASVTDAAGATTTFTIDADGRLESELGPTGEVLRYEYDANGRVTASVRPGLGRTTWAYDLVGRVVAIRSRQWGLRRFAYDAAGQLVEAQDALGGVTRYRYDLNGRAVEVTDPLGHTTVRSFNARDQKVEEVDPLGRRKHVGYDAAGRLAWHEYGTGERVAWAYDDDGALSRVSLDGETVAQHQRDFATNTLTILDHTDPAGEVTHRLRWDRRGHLVERSRGDDTVHWAYDVDGRCAAVAAPNGATTRYEYDPVGRRVAVDAAGAGRVQLTLDAAGRLVAATAPGAEQAWVHEDGDVVSHTLTRGGETSRTEVERGADGRIATIVRDGVRTEYGHDAAGQLVSATTGAATQRWEYDAGGRLVREADGPTTRTYAHDDAGQLVRRDADGVVTTYSYDAAGRRTGEVGPHGETTFTWSPMGWLSAIEGPHGHTSVHVDALGELARVNDADVFWNIAERSVAPVQVGGDAVTAAPGFLSDGAGWLATGWRTERGDAVDPWALATGSTHGPISLGASGQVVFAGLEWLGERVNDPASRGFLSPDPLDPTLGAPWAGNPYSYAGNDPLHALDPTGLRPVTDKELADYTHAAHTGNFWERNGDTIVGGLVTAAGVAIMFAPIPGAQIIGAGIASAGINVVTQTLQKPGMPIDYVEVGINGVLGAIPLGRAATVFSAFGRGAGAGAATGLVTGIYTGVRDGLSGSDLVSSVAQSVGMGALFGGILNGIGHVASTPKPSTSTDLVPVNPAPSQAPPAPAPAAPAPSTELVLYRPPSTELVLYQPPTPAPVAPTAPPGPLALPPGAPPPLALPPGPSAPLALPPGAPPLPALPAPPPMLALPPGPSAG; via the coding sequence ATGAGCGTGATGCAGGGCATCACCGAGGACGTCCCGTTCGACCACGGCGCCGCTGACGCACTGGTGACCGCGTGCACGAACGCCGCCTCGGCCATCGAGGGTCAGACCGGGTCGCGAGCCTCCTGGGTGGCGCACGGGCTCGAGGACTTCAAGGGCTACTACGCCCAACTGTTCGAGCAGAACGGCCGGACGCAGGCCAGCGACGCGTCCCACCTGGCCACCCGATTGCGGCAGGTGGCCACGGCGGTCGGTGACCTCAAGGCGTCCGCCACGGCCGAGCAGAATCGCCGCCAGACGGCGCGCGACTGGAAGGCGCGGCAGGAGGCGCGCGGCTTCTGGGACAAGGTGAGTGACTGGTTCACCGGTGGCGAGCCGCCGCCCGTCGGGGGCCCCGACCCGACCAAGAACCTGTCGGTGCCGCCGTACTCACCCCCGCCGCGGGAACCGCTGTCGGGCAACGGGTCGACCGGCACCTCCTCCGCGCGGCCGGCGAACCTCCGCTCGTTCGCCAGCAACTCCCGGGGGGCCAACGACGCGCTCGCGCCGCACCCCGGTCGGCTGCGCACCGCCTACGACGCCTTCACGGGGTCCTGCACGTGGGGGTCCCTCGACGCCGCCGGTGTGTGGGGCGGGTTCGCCGCCTACCTCACGGCCAACGGGCAGGACGTGTCGTGGGCCGACACGGTGGCCGGTGCCTTCGAGGCCGCGGGCAGCTCGGGTGTGGTGACGACCTCCAACGCGGCCATCACGGCGTCCCTGCAGACGGCGGGGGTCAACGCGAGCCGTGACGACCTGGTGATCACCGCGCCCGAGGCCATCGGCGCCCCGCCGACCACCGGCTACGCCAACGACCCGGTCAACACGGCGACCGGCAACTTCCTCGAGCCCGAGACCGATCTCACATTCGGCGGTGGGGCCGCAAGCCTCCGCCTGACCCGCATGTACAACTCGGTGCACCCCGCGGTGGGCGCGTTCGGCCCCGGGTGGTCGTCCTGGACCGAGGCGGGCCTGCTGTTCGACGACGGCGGCGCCCGCTGGGTGCGCGACGACGGCCGGCACGTGCTGTTCCCCCGACAGGGCGATGGCTGGGGCCGCGCCACCACCGAGGCTTTCTGGCTGACGGCCCGCCCCGACGGGCACGCGATCACCGACAACACCGGCGCCCGCTGGGAGTTCGACGCCGCCGGACGCCTCGCCGCGACCTCCGTCGGCCCCGGCAGCCGCGTGGTGCTCTCCTGGGACGGGACGCGCCTGGTGCGCCTCACCCACCAGCGCGGGCGGCGCATCGACCTCACGTGGTCCGACGACCGGGTCGTCGCCGCCGAGGCGTCCGATGGTCGACGCGTCACCTACGACTACGACGACGCCGGCCGCCTGGTGTTGGCCACCTCGCCCCAGGGCACGCGCCGCTACGACTGGAACGACGCCGGCCTCGTTCACCGGGTGACGGACGCCGACGGCGTCATCGAGCTGGAGAACACCTACGACGACCGCTCCCGCGTGGTGGAGCAGCGTTCGCCGCACGGGCGGGTGACGCGCTTCGCCTACCTGCCCGGCCACGTCACGGTGGTCTCCGACCCCGATGGGTCGCGCGCGAACACGTGGATCCACGACAACCGCGGCCGCCTCGTCGGTGTCGTGGACGCCCACGACCAGCGGCAGTCGATGGCCCGCGACCAGTACGGCCAGGTGGTGATGACGACCGAGCGCGACGGGTCGATCACCGTCCGCGAGTACGACGAACGCTCCCGGCTGACGGCCGAGGTGACCCCGTCCGGCGCCCGGGTCGAGACGGCGTGGGACGAGCACGACCGTGTCGTGAGCGTCACGGTCGAGGGCGGGGATGCCCCCGCCACCACCCGCTTCGAGTACGACGGGCTGGAGCGAAACCCCCACACCATCATCGACGCCGAGGGTGGCCGGACCGGGTTCACCTGGGCCGACGGCCTCCTCACAGAGACGGTCGACCCGACCGGGGCTCGGGTCACGATGGCCCACGACGAGCACGGCGACCTGGTCGCGATGGCCGACGGCCTCGGCAACACGGCCCGGCTCGAGCGTGACGCCGCGGGTCGGATCGTCGCCAGCACCACCCCCCTGGGGCACCGCACGACGTTCACCTGGGCGGACGAACGACTCGCCGCGCGCACCGACCCCGATGGGGGCACGTGGCGGTTCGAACACACGCCGGCCGGACGCATCGCCGCGGTCATCGACCCGTTCGGTGCGCGCACCGAGTACGGGCACGACGAGGCCGGGGAGACGGCATCCGTCACCGACCCGTTGGGGCGCACGACCTCGCGCGTGTTCGACGCGCTGGGCAACCTGGCGCGCACCGAGCTGCCCGACGGCAGCACCTGGGTCTTCACCCACGACGCGCTGTCGCGACTCGTCGCCACCATCGACCCCGAGGGCGGCGAGTGGCGCTGGGAGTACGACCTGAACGGCACTCCCGTCCGCGCCATCGACCCCACCGACCGCACCACCGTCGTCACCCGCAGCACCGACCGCACGGTGACCCGGACTGGATCGGTTCGCGAGGACGGCCCCGCCTCCACGCTCGTCACCGACCGCATCGGTCGGATCGTGTCCGTGACCCAGCCGGGGTACGGCAGCCAGCTCACCCGGTACGACCGGTGCGGGCGCCCGGTCGAGTACGTCGACCCCGACGGGAACGTCACCAGCCTGGAGCGGGACGCGGCCGGCCGCGTGCTGGGCCTGCGGCGTCCGGGCGGCGCCACGACCCGGTACACCTACGACGCGCGCGGCAAGCTCGCCTCGGTGACGGACGCCGCGGGCGCCACCACCACGTTCACGATCGACGCCGACGGACGCCTCGAGTCCGAGCTCGGCCCGACCGGTGAGGTGCTCCGATACGAGTACGACGCCAACGGACGGGTCACTGCGTCGGTCCGGCCCGGTCTGGGACGCACCACGTGGGCGTACGACCTCGTCGGCCGGGTCGTCGCCATCAGGAGCCGGCAGTGGGGGTTGCGCCGGTTCGCCTACGACGCGGCCGGCCAACTCGTCGAGGCGCAGGACGCCCTCGGCGGGGTCACGCGCTACCGCTACGACCTCAACGGGCGGGCCGTCGAGGTCACCGACCCGCTGGGCCACACCACCGTCCGTTCGTTCAACGCCCGCGACCAGAAGGTCGAGGAGGTCGACCCGCTCGGGCGCCGCAAGCACGTCGGCTACGACGCGGCCGGGCGCCTGGCCTGGCACGAGTACGGCACCGGCGAACGCGTCGCCTGGGCGTACGACGACGACGGCGCCCTCAGCCGAGTCAGTCTCGACGGCGAGACGGTGGCGCAGCACCAGCGCGACTTCGCGACGAACACGCTCACCATCCTCGACCACACCGACCCCGCCGGCGAGGTCACGCATCGCCTGCGCTGGGACCGCCGCGGCCACCTCGTCGAACGGTCCCGTGGCGATGACACGGTGCACTGGGCGTACGACGTCGACGGGCGGTGCGCCGCCGTCGCGGCCCCCAACGGCGCCACGACCCGCTACGAGTACGACCCGGTCGGCCGACGGGTCGCCGTGGACGCCGCGGGTGCGGGCCGGGTGCAGCTCACCCTGGACGCGGCCGGGCGCCTCGTCGCCGCGACCGCGCCCGGCGCCGAGCAGGCGTGGGTGCACGAGGACGGGGACGTCGTCTCCCACACCCTGACCCGTGGTGGCGAGACCAGTCGCACCGAGGTGGAGCGGGGCGCCGACGGCCGGATCGCCACGATCGTGCGCGACGGCGTCCGCACCGAGTACGGGCACGACGCCGCGGGCCAACTGGTGTCCGCGACCACCGGTGCCGCGACCCAGCGGTGGGAGTACGACGCCGGCGGACGCCTCGTGCGCGAGGCGGACGGCCCGACGACCAGGACGTACGCCCACGACGACGCCGGCCAACTGGTGCGACGTGACGCCGACGGGGTGGTCACCACCTACAGCTACGACGCCGCAGGGCGCCGCACCGGCGAGGTCGGGCCCCACGGCGAGACGACGTTCACCTGGAGCCCGATGGGGTGGCTGTCGGCCATCGAGGGCCCGCACGGCCACACGAGCGTGCACGTGGACGCCCTCGGCGAACTCGCCCGCGTCAACGACGCCGACGTGTTCTGGAACATCGCCGAACGCAGCGTCGCCCCCGTTCAGGTCGGCGGCGACGCCGTGACTGCGGCCCCCGGGTTCCTCAGCGATGGCGCTGGCTGGCTGGCGACCGGGTGGCGTACCGAGCGCGGTGACGCCGTCGATCCGTGGGCGCTGGCCACCGGGTCGACGCACGGGCCGATCAGCCTCGGGGCGTCCGGGCAGGTCGTCTTCGCGGGGTTGGAGTGGCTCGGCGAGCGGGTCAACGACCCTGCCTCGCGCGGATTCCTCAGCCCCGACCCGCTCGACCCGACCCTGGGCGCGCCGTGGGCCGGCAACCCCTACAGCTATGCGGGCAACGACCCGTTGCACGCGCTCGACCCGACCGGCCTGCGCCCGGTCACCGACAAGGAACTCGCCGATTACACCCATGCCGCCCACACCGGGAACTTCTGGGAGCGCAACGGCGACACCATCGTCGGCGGCCTGGTCACGGCGGCGGGCGTGGCGATCATGTTCGCGCCGATCCCGGGCGCCCAGATCATCGGCGCGGGTATCGCCAGTGCCGGCATCAACGTGGTCACCCAGACCCTGCAGAAGCCGGGCATGCCGATCGACTACGTCGAGGTCGGCATCAACGGTGTCCTCGGAGCGATCCCCCTCGGCCGGGCGGCGACCGTCTTCAGCGCCTTCGGGCGGGGAGCCGGCGCGGGTGCCGCCACGGGTCTCGTCACGGGCATCTACACCGGAGTCCGCGACGGCTTGTCGGGCTCCGACCTGGTCTCCAGTGTCGCGCAGAGCGTGGGGATGGGTGCGCTGTTCGGGGGCATCCTCAACGGGATCGGCCACGTCGCCTCCACGCCGAAGCCGTCGACCTCGACCGACCTGGTGCCCGTCAACCCGGCCCCGAGCCAGGCGCCACCGGCCCCGGCGCCGGCGGCACCCGCCCCGTCCACGGAGCTGGTGCTCTACCGGCCGCCGTCGACCGAGCTGGTCCTCTACCAGCCGCCGACCCCGGCGCCGGTCGCCCCGACCGCGCCGCCGGGGCCGCTGGCCCTGCCACCGGGAGCACCACCGCCGTTGGCGTTGCCGCCGGGCCCGAGCGCGCCGTTGGCACTGCCGCCGGGGGCACCCCCGTTGCCGGCGCTGCCGGCACCGCCCCCGATGCTCGCGCTGCCGCCGGGCCCCTCGGCTGGGTAG
- the gyrB gene encoding DNA topoisomerase (ATP-hydrolyzing) subunit B, with product MTDTNQSAPRNGSSHSVEAGVYDASAITVLEGLEAVRKRPGMYIGSTGERGLHHLVYEIVDNSVDEALAGYADLITVTLLPGDGIRVTDNGRGFPVDLHPKEKIPAVTLALTVLHAGGKFGDGGYKVSGGLHGVGASVVNALSDHFQVDVNRDGYHWRQEFTLGVPDYDLQRLEELGEEDEIGTTVTFHASPTIFETTHFNWETLASRFREMAFLNKGLTIRLRDERPAASTEGNGNGNGAGLDDFEDDVSGHPEEITFRYDDGLIDYVKYLTGNKDTIHPTVIAIDAESPTDKLSLEVAMQWNVSFSESVHTFANTINTHEGGTHEEGFRAALTNTVNRWGETWGMIKKKEDRPSGDDIREGLTAIISIKLGEPQFEGQTKTKLGNTEAKSFVQKVVNDLLGDWFEKNPAEGKDIIRKAQAAAMARMAARKARDMARNRKGLLGSTSLPGKLADCSSRNPVECEVFIVEGDSAGGSAKGGRDPRTQAILPIRGKILNVEKARLDRILANKEVEAIFNALGTGFSDDFDIERLRYHKVVLMADADVDGAHIRTLLLTLLFRFLRPLIAAGHVYLAQPPLFRLRWTNAPHELAYSDEERDRLRDVGLEGGKKLPNVNPIQRYKGLGEMDAEDLWNTTMDPEQRTLAQVTLEDAAAASDMFNILMGEDVEQRRNFIQRNAKDVRFLDI from the coding sequence GTGACGGACACGAACCAGTCAGCGCCCCGCAACGGGTCGTCGCACTCGGTGGAGGCGGGCGTCTACGACGCGAGCGCCATCACGGTGCTCGAGGGCCTGGAGGCGGTCCGCAAACGGCCCGGCATGTACATCGGGTCGACCGGTGAGCGGGGCCTGCACCACCTCGTCTACGAGATCGTCGACAACTCCGTCGACGAGGCGCTGGCCGGGTACGCCGACCTGATCACGGTGACGCTGCTGCCGGGCGACGGCATCCGGGTGACCGACAACGGGCGAGGCTTCCCGGTCGACCTGCACCCCAAGGAGAAGATCCCGGCGGTCACGCTCGCGCTGACCGTGCTGCACGCGGGCGGCAAGTTCGGCGACGGCGGCTACAAGGTCTCCGGCGGTCTGCACGGCGTGGGCGCCTCGGTGGTGAACGCGCTGAGCGACCACTTCCAGGTCGACGTGAACCGCGACGGGTACCACTGGCGCCAGGAGTTCACCCTCGGCGTCCCCGACTACGACCTGCAGCGGCTGGAGGAGTTGGGCGAGGAGGACGAGATCGGCACGACCGTCACGTTCCACGCCTCGCCGACGATCTTCGAGACCACGCACTTCAACTGGGAGACCCTGGCCAGCCGTTTCCGCGAGATGGCGTTCCTCAACAAGGGGCTCACCATTCGGCTGCGCGACGAGCGACCTGCGGCGTCCACCGAGGGCAACGGCAACGGGAACGGCGCCGGCCTGGATGACTTCGAGGACGACGTCTCCGGCCACCCCGAGGAGATCACGTTCCGCTACGACGACGGCCTGATCGACTACGTGAAGTACCTCACGGGCAACAAGGACACGATCCACCCCACCGTGATCGCGATCGACGCCGAGTCGCCGACCGACAAGCTGTCGCTCGAGGTCGCCATGCAGTGGAATGTCTCGTTCAGCGAGTCGGTGCACACCTTCGCGAACACGATCAACACCCACGAGGGCGGCACGCACGAGGAGGGTTTCCGCGCGGCGCTGACCAACACCGTGAACCGGTGGGGCGAGACGTGGGGGATGATCAAGAAGAAGGAGGACCGGCCCAGCGGTGACGACATCCGCGAGGGGCTGACCGCCATCATCTCGATCAAGCTCGGCGAGCCGCAGTTCGAGGGCCAGACCAAGACCAAGCTGGGCAACACCGAGGCCAAGAGCTTCGTGCAGAAGGTCGTCAACGACCTGCTCGGCGACTGGTTCGAGAAGAACCCGGCCGAGGGCAAGGACATCATCCGCAAGGCCCAGGCCGCCGCTATGGCGCGCATGGCGGCCCGCAAGGCCCGCGACATGGCCCGCAACCGCAAGGGACTGCTCGGCTCGACGAGCCTGCCCGGCAAGCTCGCCGACTGCTCCAGCCGCAACCCGGTCGAGTGTGAGGTGTTCATCGTCGAGGGTGACTCCGCCGGTGGTTCGGCCAAGGGTGGGCGCGACCCGCGCACCCAGGCGATCCTGCCGATCCGCGGCAAGATCCTGAACGTCGAGAAGGCGCGGCTGGACCGCATCCTGGCCAACAAGGAGGTCGAGGCGATCTTCAACGCGCTCGGCACCGGCTTCTCCGACGACTTCGACATCGAGCGCCTGCGCTACCACAAGGTCGTCCTGATGGCGGACGCCGACGTCGACGGCGCGCACATCCGCACCCTGCTGCTGACGCTGCTGTTCCGGTTCCTTCGGCCGCTCATCGCGGCGGGCCACGTCTACCTGGCCCAGCCGCCGCTGTTCCGCCTGCGCTGGACGAACGCGCCGCACGAGTTGGCGTACTCCGACGAGGAGCGCGACCGGCTGCGCGATGTGGGCCTCGAAGGTGGCAAGAAGCTGCCGAACGTGAACCCGATCCAGCGGTACAAGGGTCTGGGCGAGATGGACGCCGAGGACCTGTGGAACACGACCATGGATCCCGAGCAGCGCACCCTGGCGCAGGTGACCCTCGAGGACGCTGCGGCGGCGTCCGACATGTTCAACATCCTGATGGGCGAAGACGTGGAGCAGCGCAGGAACTTCATCCAGCGCAACGCCAAGGACGTCCGGTTCCTCGACATCTGA
- a CDS encoding alpha/beta hydrolase produces MSSRPRSWRSALALVAAGALALSTATTVLPAASAPPPSKAKPDAGVLAAHLLNQPIAWEACDFGEDLNALFENIPGLACATVTVPRDWHNPRDGKTITLRISKTATATNPATREGIALVNPGGPGGSGLLWGPGMAFLAPELATEYDFYGFDPRGVGESTPLECDYAGDLETASYEDLALACRSNPLTPYINTEQTAYDMDFIRALMREPKLSYIGYSYGTWLGSWYQRVFPTHTHRFLLDSSTDVTRKSLQETWDLQPRSRDRQFQEAMLPYLGRNAATFGAPTSDPQELRRLWEQAGGTRDPLGQLITGFVLLPAMYYTGDYPIAAEMISLFIELGGSGGDEAQALAQLEKLVKKAAQNPALTADQKARLNKHLAAAKRGGLAEVYTYTGFEFEAIRCQDGPWKQSQGYWKAWLADLDKKAPFIAPLMEAPVCAQWPAVTEMPQKLSKKDAPKTLMIQTELDAATPYEAGVRSAQQVPNTSLISVDNEGSHAIYPYGTTCVDDAVEAYMLRGVQPAAFTTCQAKPLPLEDKTYEVAGSIGPKGTIKLKMRTEEVKKANAMLRDLLVTQSR; encoded by the coding sequence ATGTCATCCCGACCTCGTTCGTGGCGCAGTGCGCTCGCCCTGGTTGCGGCTGGTGCGCTGGCACTGTCCACGGCAACGACGGTGCTCCCCGCGGCGTCCGCCCCACCGCCCAGCAAGGCAAAGCCGGACGCCGGCGTCCTGGCCGCACACCTGCTCAACCAACCCATCGCGTGGGAGGCGTGCGACTTCGGCGAGGACCTCAACGCGTTGTTCGAGAACATTCCCGGGCTGGCGTGCGCGACGGTCACCGTGCCGCGCGACTGGCACAACCCCCGTGACGGAAAGACCATCACGCTGCGCATTTCGAAGACGGCGACCGCCACGAATCCGGCCACCCGTGAGGGCATCGCGCTGGTGAACCCGGGCGGGCCGGGCGGTTCGGGCCTGCTGTGGGGGCCGGGCATGGCGTTCCTCGCGCCCGAGCTGGCCACCGAGTACGACTTCTACGGCTTCGACCCGCGCGGCGTGGGGGAGAGCACCCCGCTCGAGTGCGACTACGCCGGTGACCTGGAGACCGCGAGCTACGAGGACCTGGCGCTCGCCTGCCGCAGCAACCCGCTCACCCCGTACATCAACACCGAGCAGACCGCCTACGACATGGACTTCATCCGGGCCCTCATGCGCGAGCCGAAGCTCAGCTACATCGGCTACTCCTACGGCACGTGGCTCGGCAGCTGGTACCAGCGGGTGTTCCCCACGCACACGCACCGCTTCCTGCTCGACTCCTCGACCGATGTGACGCGCAAGTCGCTGCAGGAGACGTGGGACCTGCAGCCGCGCAGCCGCGACCGGCAGTTCCAGGAAGCCATGCTGCCCTACCTGGGCCGCAACGCGGCGACGTTCGGCGCACCCACGAGCGACCCGCAGGAGCTGCGTCGCCTCTGGGAGCAGGCCGGCGGCACCCGCGACCCGCTCGGCCAGCTCATCACGGGCTTCGTCCTGCTGCCCGCGATGTATTACACCGGTGACTACCCGATCGCCGCCGAGATGATCTCCCTGTTCATCGAGTTGGGTGGGTCCGGTGGTGACGAGGCCCAGGCGCTCGCGCAGCTGGAGAAGCTGGTGAAGAAGGCCGCCCAGAACCCGGCCCTGACGGCCGACCAGAAGGCCCGGCTGAACAAGCACCTCGCCGCGGCCAAGCGGGGTGGCCTCGCCGAGGTCTACACGTACACGGGCTTCGAGTTCGAGGCGATCCGCTGCCAGGACGGCCCGTGGAAGCAGTCGCAGGGCTACTGGAAGGCCTGGCTCGCTGACCTCGACAAGAAGGCGCCGTTCATCGCTCCGCTCATGGAGGCCCCGGTGTGCGCCCAGTGGCCGGCGGTCACCGAGATGCCCCAGAAGCTCTCCAAGAAGGACGCCCCGAAGACGCTGATGATCCAGACCGAACTGGACGCCGCGACGCCGTACGAGGCGGGCGTCCGTTCGGCCCAGCAGGTGCCCAACACGTCGCTGATCAGCGTCGACAACGAAGGGTCGCACGCCATCTACCCGTACGGCACCACGTGCGTCGACGACGCGGTGGAGGCGTACATGCTGCGGGGCGTCCAGCCCGCCGCGTTCACCACGTGCCAGGCCAAGCCGCTGCCGTTGGAGGACAAGACGTACGAGGTCGCAGGCTCGATCGGGCCCAAGGGGACGATCAAGTTGAAGATGCGCACCGAGGAGGTCAAGAAGGCCAACGCCATGCTGCGCGACCTGCTGGTCACGCAGTCCCGCTGA